Proteins from a genomic interval of Zingiber officinale cultivar Zhangliang chromosome 1B, Zo_v1.1, whole genome shotgun sequence:
- the LOC122044104 gene encoding disease resistance protein RPS2-like: MESVSTSSVMDILNLLKACCSQSCNYIMTYGGTFSSLASEVGQLKDKSSDVKRDVEAATRDGQTPRSEVLGWLSSVQDMEGEAESIERKYNQKIKCLCSFPLNVCSAYRLRNRAEAALATIRELKQSAEFTKLADNLNLTRSIKMPTTKTIGMDKVFEELQRHAKDDSLSVIGIHGMGGVGKTALLRRFNNDFPSETEADVVIFLELSIDYKLEEVQKSLFDRLSLTWQDEVTHRDRATKLFRVLSTLKFILLLDNLWEPLNYQVVGIPLPAPPSKCKIIFTTRTEDTCSHMGTEKMIKMECLEEEAAWNLFRNSARMDVIDADKNVRIEARDLVKECGGLPAALIVLAQAMAPKKTWEEWMHALTIMKDTPHQLPGMTNNVFSILKLSYDRLSSDNMRVCASYGALFIKGSWIGKFNIRNSWIGEGIIDNVQNVMDADHKTQFLLGILHAASLTVRVHDDYFTMHPMTRAMILWVQRECGKKENKWLVRDRERVEEAPAAEKWRDAERIALVWNQISDLPEAPQCPNLIFLNLQFNKFLRKIPNGFFLHMPPLRILDLQQTSIEELPVSIGNLVQLHFLELSRTRITSLPKEMAALVNLKYLSLAFMKYLRIIPDQLISSLRELQWLIMMDSYSGWKEGQSC, from the coding sequence ATGGAGTCTGTATCCACGAGTTCTGTTATGGATATTTTAAACTTGTTGAAGGCTTGTTGCTCTCAGTCATGCAATTATATCATGACCTATGGGGGGACTTTTAGCTCCTTGGCCAGTGAGGTTGGGCAGCTGAAGGACAAAAGTTCCGATGTCAAGAGAGATGTCGAGGCAGCAACAAGGGATGGCCAGACTCCCAGGAGCGAAGTGCTTGGGTGGCTAAGCTCCGTGCAAGACATGGAAGGTGAAGCCGAGTCGATAGAGAGAAAATACAACCAAAAGATCAAGTGTTTGTGTAGCTTCCCACTCAACGTTTGTTCTGCCTACCGTCTCAGAAACAGAGCTGAAGCAGCACTTGCCACAATCAGAGAGCTCAAACAAAGTGCAGAGTTCACTAAGCTCGCAGATAACCTGAATCTTACCCGCTCCATCAAGATGCCAACCACCAAAACTATCGGCATGGACAAGGTCTTCGAGGAGCTTCAACGCCATGCCAAAGATGATAGTTTGAGTGTGATTGGCATCCACGGAATGGGTGGTGTGGGCAAGACAGCACTCTTGAGAAGATTCAACAATGATTTCCCGAGTGAAACAGAGGCAGACGTGGTAATCTTCCTTGAGCTATCAATAGACTATAAGCTGGAGGAAGTCCAGAAATCTTTATTCGATCGACTGAGTTTGACATGGCAGGATGAGGTCACACACAGAGACAGAGCAACCAAATTATTTAGAGTCCTGAGTACGTTGAAATTCATATTGTTACTCGATAATCTATGGGAGCCCCTAAATTATCAGGTTGTTGGAATTCCACTTCCCGCGCCTCCATCAAAGTGCAAGATCATATTCACAACCCGAACAGAAGACACTTGCAGCCACATGGGCACAGAAAAGATGATTAAAATGGAATGCTTAGAAGAGGAGGCAGCCTGGAATCTCTTCAGAAATAGTGCAAGGATGGATGTCATTGACGCCGACAAGAATGTACGGATCGAAGCTAGAGATTTAGTCAAGGAATGTGGCGGCTTGCCTGCAGCTCTCATTGTGCTGGCACAAGCAATGGCGCCTAAAAAGACGTGGGAAGAGTGGATGCATGCCTTGACCATCATGAAGGACACACCCCACCAACTTCCTGGTATGACAAATAATGTTTTTTCTATCCTGAAATTAAGCTATGATCGTCTATCCAGTGACAACATGCGAGTTTGCGCCTCTTATGGTGCATTATTCATAAAAGGATCTTGGATTGGCAAATTTAATATTAGGAATTCATGGATAGGTGAAGGGATTATTGATAATGTGCAGAATGTAATGGATGCTGACCACAAGACACAGTTTCTACTTGGCATACTACATGCAGCATCTTTAACCGTAAGGGTTCATGATGACTACTTCACGATGCATCCCATGACCCGGGCCATGATATTGTGGGTGCAACGTGAGTGCGGGAAGAAGGAGAACAAATGGTTGGTGCGGGATAGGGAGCGGGTCGAAGAAGCACCGGCAGCTGAGAAATGGCGAGATGCAGAGAGAATTGCACTTGTGTGGAACCAAATAAGTGACCTTCCAGAAGCACCTCAATGTCCTAACTTGATTTTTCTGAATCTTCAATTTAACAAATTTCTCAGGAAGATTCCTAATGGCTTCTTCTTGCACATGCCTCCCCTCAGAATCCTTGATTTGCAACAGACTTCTATAGAGGAGCTACCGGTAAGCATTGGTAATCTGGTGCAACTACACTTTCTTGAACTATCCAGAACTAGGATTACTTCTCTACCAAAGGAGATGGCAGCACTAGTAAATCTCAAATACTTGTCGTTGGCATTCATGAAATATTTGAGAATCATTCCTGACCAACTAATCTCCAGTCTTCGAGAGTTGCAGTGGCTTATCATGATGGACAGCTACAGTGGGTGGAAGGAAGGACAGAGTTGTTGA